A region of Clarias gariepinus isolate MV-2021 ecotype Netherlands chromosome 25, CGAR_prim_01v2, whole genome shotgun sequence DNA encodes the following proteins:
- the LOC128513460 gene encoding dynein regulatory complex subunit 2-like, which yields MPGKKGGKKGGKKRKQMTEEERVLFMLQKAQAEKALAKLKEDLRMQLLKDFVQKEEQNSKANLYKVNRKWLSYMRQTRVAELQEDFKILRQTFERVLDLKNNAIRVLVRHLSEQEQQSTMARGAHLQKLDNLLEVQKKQLDAIEPHWNKGLKLISTEFNRTKLCMLHKQETEYLEAARLALERRYDEITTEAVLECRSIREDIELEQNKSKQAVECTAKELRQGYKQELQQYTEAIAEQEEKASGLPCYDQDLQMRQIMQIRHIKNLEETNDALETHLSSSQMESETHVSRIQAECEKVRQKLQQLRAELCTAQATERTRLANQTTYINETIKRLEDIMSKGERLLRLTEMCRKHEIEPKMVLPFYTLTLNAEEVSQDRARAMEAKSEELAQAMADSTDLKKFWQRHNKVQLECFCLERVKRGLELENEQLVRLILESHRNEEESKLKRMQENKEVRNKNILVRRMNAETPSSICSSQELKTIKENFIVLDRHSDHKPDVRAISQHKNC from the exons ATGCCTGGAAAGAAAGGAGGGAAGAAGGGGGGAAAGAAGAGAAAGCAGATGACTGAAGAGGAGAGAGTGCTCTTCATGCTGCAGAAGGCTCAGGCTGAGAAAGCACTTGCCAAATTAAAAGAAGATCTGCGCATGCAGCTCCTTAAGG ATTTTGTGCAGAAAGAGGAGCAGAACAGCAAAGCTAACCTCTACAAGGTGAACCGAAAGTGGCTTTCGTACATGCGCCAGACTCGGGTGGCCGAGCTCCAAGAAGATTTTAAGATCCTCAGGCAAACTTTTGAAAGAGTTTTAGACTTGAAAAACAATGCAATCAGG GTATTGGTCCGTCACCTGAGCGAACAGGAGCAGCAGTCGACAATGGCTCGCGGCGCTCATCTACAGAAACTGGATAATCTCCTGGAGGTACAGAAAAAACAACTGGACGCAATAGAGCCACACTGGAACAAAGGTCTCAAACTAATCAGTACTGAGTTCAACag GACAAAACTTTGCATGCTGCATAAGCAGGAGACCGAGTACCTGGAAGCAGCTAGACTTGCCTTAGAACGGCGCTATGATGAAATAACCACAGAGGCCGTACTAGAGTGTCGGAGTATACGTGAGGACATCGAACTTGAG CAAAACAAAAGTAAGCAAGCAGTGGAATGCACTGCAAAGGAGCTGCGGCAGGGCTACAAACAAGAACTGCAGCAGTACACAGAAGCCATTGCAGAGCAAGAGGAAAAAGCTTCCGGTTTGCCTTGTTATGACCAAGATTTGCAGATGAGGCAAATAATGCAGATAAGGCACATAAAGAACCTTGAG GAGACAAATGATGCTCTGGAGACCCATCTGAGTTCCAGTCAGATGGAGAGTGAGACACATGTGTCTAGAATTCAGGCAGAATGTGAGAAAGTTAGACAGAAACTGCAACAGCTGAGAGCCGAGCTCTGCACCGCCCAGGCAACCGAAAGGACACGTCTCGCTAATCAGACAACCTACATCAATGAGACAATTAAAAGACTTGAGGatattatgagcaag GGAGAGAGGTTGTTACGTCTGACTGAAATGTGCCGTAAGCATGAAATAGAGCCTAAGATGGTGCTTCCCTTTTACACGCTGACTTTAAATGCTGAGGAAGTGAGTCAGGACAGAGCACGTGCTATGGAGGCAAAGTCTGAAGAGCTGGCACAG GCAATGGCGGACAGCACTGACCTAAAAAAATTCTGGCAACGTCACAACAAGGTTCAACTTGAATGTTTTTGCTTAGAACGAGTGAAGAGGGGTCTAGAACTGGAGAACGAGCAACTGGTCAGGTTGATCTTGGAGAGTCATAGGAATGAAGAAGAAAGTAAGCTGAAGAGGATGCAGGAGAATAAAGAG GTCAGGAATAAAAATATCCTGGTGCGAAGAATGAATGCCGAAACTCCAAGCAGCATTTGCTCATCCCAGGAGCTGAAGACGATAAAGGAGAACTTCATAGTGCTCGACAGACATAGTGACCATAAACCAGATGTGAGAGCAATATCCCAACACAAGAACTGTTAA